Proteins encoded within one genomic window of Pygocentrus nattereri isolate fPygNat1 chromosome 9, fPygNat1.pri, whole genome shotgun sequence:
- the LOC108433388 gene encoding zinc finger and BTB domain-containing protein 39, with amino-acid sequence MRIRLQGSGHAALLLSELNRCRLSRLLCDVVLQVGGRSFPAHRAVLACAGSHFNSLFSRSSYGQDGVPATISLDFISATNFEKVLTFIYTGEILTDLIDVGVLYELAERLGVRELVRACHATFPDMKSSDGDVDADMAPATTMAASVCSSSAASCSSLSSPAAPTPVAPSPLPQSRGPRLSRTHMAPMSLSQSPKAEDSFQLHLSYSQLADSKQSSLDDHRSQASEILPGLTLQLKTEQEEEKVDETNISEDQAVSSGSKLVLTEACSIPDSSAQAGGESCAPSSSSGDPLENLQLRAVEGGVGLGVGTVKEAVLFGEGDDIEKRSLQEGPPEDGDQWRALAGDIIELSDDEENYIEEDEDDEELMCIENGGNGTAVSLGQLPLSSQPCKACGVLLPADNSALRSHAETHLSETGNCKVCGASFPDRVASITHALTHVGIMLFSCDICELQFCTEAKLIRHRRQSAARCVPQQPNQLNSTSQGSGGELQCAVCAKSIPKDFKAVRDHVQSHVCLRTLRCGVCQSPQPSRCTLLWHTLTHLLLIHSCPQCACPFLERPLLDRHLAMHAEEGALLKEDEGGQEGGTEGQGEFQCFLCPQTFRTDTAFHYHLSMHPSESQGGQTWPVKRKADQSLEFSSSSSSPLEASGLGKLGSLGFNMGMGLGLPDKAIQGGMPFPAGFLQNGNSSGSASAGTGLKQKWYRCRYCGKRFAHSGEFTYHLRIHTGEKPYQCKVCLRFFRGRSTMICHLKTHAGALMYRCTVCGLYFSTLKMVSSHMELHKDHLPPDFNIEETFMYNDHSKEPLPNLDS; translated from the exons ATGCGGATCAGGCTGCAGGGCTCAGGCCACGCGGCCCTTCTCCTCTCCGAGCTCAACCGCTGTCGCCTCTCTCGGCTTCTCTGCGATGTGGTTCTGCAAGTCGGAGGACGTTCCTTTCCTGCCCATCGTGCAGTGCTTGCCTGTGCAGGCTCTCACTTTAACAGCCTGTTTTCCAGGAGCTCTTATGGCCAGGATGGAGTCCCTGCAACCATCTCTTTGGACTTTATCTCCGCAACCAATTTTGAGAAGGTGTTGACTTTCATTTAtacaggtgagatcctcactgatttGATAGACGTTGGGGTGCTATATGAGTTGGCAGAAAGACTGGGCGTGAGGGAGCTGGTGCGTGCTTGCCATGCTACCTTCCCTGACATGAAGAGTTCAGATGGTGATGTAGATGCAGACATGGCTCCTGCTACAACCATGGCTGCTTCTGTTTGCTCTTCCTCTGCTGCCTCCTGTtcctctctgtcctctcctgCCGCTCCCACTCCAGTTGCTCCTTCGCCACTCCCTCAGAGCAGAGGGCCTAGGCTCAGTCGTACCCACATGGCTCCCATGTCGCTCTCCCAGTCTCCTAAAGCGGAGGATAGCTTTCAGTTGCATTTGAGTTACAGTCAGCTGGCTGACAGCAAGCAGAGCTCACTGGATGACCACCGTTCTCAAGCATCTGAGATTCTTCCGGGTCTGACACTACAGCTTAAAacggagcaggaggaggagaaagtggATGAGACCAACATCTCAGAGGACCAAGCAGTCAGCAGTGGGAGCAAACTGGTGCTAACAGAAGCGTGCTCTATTCCTGACTCCTCAGCACAGGCCGGAGGAGAAAGCTGCGCCCCCTCATCCTCTTCTGGAGATCCTCTGGAGAACCTGCAGCTCAGGGcagttgaaggtggtgttggacTTGGGGTCGGGACAGTTAAAGAAGCCGTTTTGTTTGGGGAAGGGGATGACATCGAAAAGAGGAGCCTACAGGAAGGGCCCCCAGAGGATGGAGATCAGTGGAGGGCACTGGCAGGTGACATTATTGAGCTGAGTGATGATGAAGAGAATTATATAGAGGAAGACGAAGATGACGAGGAACTGATGTGCATAGAAAATGGCGGAAACGGCACAGCGGTCAGTTTGGGCCAGTTGCCTCTGTCATCGCAGCCATGTAAAGCTTGTGGAGTTTTGCTGCCCGCAGACAACAGCGCCCTCCGCTCTCATGCAGAGACACACCTGTCTGAGACTGGAAACTGCAAAGTATGTGGCGCTTCCTTTCCTGATCGTGTGGCCAGCATCACCCATGCCCTGACTCATGTAGGCATCATGCTGTTTTCCTGTGACATCTGTGAGCTGCAGTTCTGTACAGAGGCTAAACTGATCCGCCACAGACGCCAGTCAGCAGCACGATGTGTCCCCCAGCAGCCTAACCAGCTGAACAGCACCTCTCAGGGGTCCGGAGGGGAACttcagtgtgctgtgtgtgctaAATCCATTCCTAAAGATTTCAAG GCTGTCAGGGACCACGTGCAGAGCCATGTGTGTTTGCGAACCTTGCGATGTGGTGTGTGCCAGTCGCCCCAGCCGTCTCGGTGCACTCTTCTCTGGCACACCCTGACGCACCTCCTCCTCATTCACTCCTGTCCACAGTGTGCCTGTCCCTTCCtggagcgccctctgctggacagACACTTAGCCATGCATGCTGAAGAAGGAGCTCTATTGAAGGAGGATGAAGGTGGTCAGGAAGGTGGTACAGAAGGCCAGGGGGAATTTCAATGCTTCTTGTGTCCGCAGACGTTCCGCACAGACACAGCCTTCCATTACCATCTCAGCATGCACCCAAGTGAGTCGCAAGGTGGCCAGACATGGCCAGTAAAGCGCAAAGCAGACCAATCTCTGGagttttcttcctcctcttcctccccaCTAGAGGCAAGTGGCTTGGGTAAACTTGGTAGCCTTGGATTTAACATGGGCATGGGGCTTGGCCTTCCGGACAAAGCGATTCAAGGGGGAATGCCGTTCCCCGCTGGATTCTTGCAGAACGGAAATTCCTCAGGCTCTGCTTCTGCAGGCACAGGTCTCAAGCAGAAGTGGTACCGCTGCCGGTACTGTGGCAAGCGCTTCGCTCACTCTGGCGAGTTCACCTACCACCTGCGcattcacacgggagagaagccGTACCAATGCAAAGTGTGTCTGCGTTTCTTCCGCGGCCGTTCCACCATGATCTGCCACCTGAAGACGCATGCCGGTGCCCTCATGTACCGCTGCACTGTCTGCGGCCTCTACTTCTCCACACTAAAAATGGTCTCCTCACATATGGAGCTCCACAAAGACCACTTGCCTCCGGACTTCAACATAGAGGAGACGTTCATGTACAATGATCACTCCAAAGAGCCTCTCCCTAATTTGGACTCATGA
- the gpr182 gene encoding G-protein coupled receptor 182 translates to MSHDVNTTDYPHTLWFYECTFDLDRDARRIALFLLYLFLFMVGLVENSLVVWVNWRRRHSASGVLFCVINVSLSDLMVMFTMPFFMLEVTMDKVWLWGRFLCKVTHLIYVINFYSSSFFLAFMTLERYLSLARPNALPLFPLQPRHRRWLLCGGLWLLSVVLALLENVHVDLLEWDEPGCYMVPEHNYTEWFVSVAFLILIFQFLGPASIIITCNILIAKAARTSPDVQGRRDLWLVHVYSLVFVACWLPYHLVMFLLMVDDLNPHLMSCNAVEVLYFSFSVVQCLSLFHCIANPILYNFLSKSFRTNLINGIISHISPLPPTGASAPANGTGAAAPGKERKISNASTSHSEIGS, encoded by the coding sequence ATGTCGCATGATGTCAACACAACCGATTACCCTCACACACTGTGGTTCTACGAGTGCACCTTTGACCTGGACAGGGATGCACGGCGCATTGCCCTCTTCCTCCTCTACCTGTTCCTATTCATGGTGGGTTTGGTCGAGAACAGTTTGGTGGTTTGGGTGAACTGGCGGCGACGCCACTCGGCCAGTGGTGTGCTCTTCTGCGTCATCAACGTCAGCCTGTCTGACCTGATGGTGATGTTCACCATGCCCTTCTTCATGCTAGAGGTGACCATGGACAAGGTTTGGCTTTGGGGCCGCTTCCTGTGCAAGGTGACCCACCTTATCTATGTCATCAACTTCTACAGCAGCTCCTTCTTCCTGGCCTTCATGACCCTGGAGAGGTACCTGTCCTTGGCACGACCAAATGCACTGCCCTTATTCCCACTGCAGCCCAGGCACAGACGCTGGCTGCTTTGTGGCGGGCTGTGGctgctgtccgtggtgctgGCACTCCTGGAGAACGTGCATGTAGACCTGCTGGAGTGGGACGAACCTGGCTGCTACATGGTGCCCGAACACAATTACACCGAATGGTTCGTATCCGTGGCTTTCCTGATTCTGATCTTCCAGTTCCTGGGACCTGCATCCATCATTATAACCTGCAACATACTGATTGCCAAAGCTGCCCGGACATCACCAGACGTCCAGGGCCGCCGGGACCTGTGGCTAGTGCATGTCTACTCACTGGTGTTTGTGGCTTGCTGGCTGCCCTACCACTTGGTGATGTTCCTATTGATGGTGGATGACTTGAACCCACACCTGATGTCCTGCAATGCAGTGGAGGTGCTATACTTTTCCttcagtgtagtgcagtgcctTTCGCTTTTCCACTGTATCGCCAACCCCATTCTCTACAACTTCTTGAGCAAAAGCTTCCGCACCAATCTTATCAACGGCATAATTTCCCACATCTCTCCTCTACCACCCACTGGTGCCAGTGCCCCAGCCAACGGCACGGGGGCAGCAGCGCCAGGAAAGGAGCGAAAGATCAGCAATGCCAGCACCAGCCACTCAGAAATAGGATCCTAA